The Agromyces mariniharenae sequence TCCTTGCAACTTATTGATCGTGTGATCAATAATAGGTCGAGTCCCCGGCCGAGTCCAGAGATCGCCCCGGGCGATCGAAACCGGAGAGTCCTCAACGATGAGCCACACCACCCCCGACCCCAGCGCGGCAGCGTCGCCGCACGCGTCGGCCGCGGCATCCGACCGCGCCGGCCGCATCGAGACCCACGGCGTCGACGTCATCCCCGACGCCGAGCGCCACGGCCGTCCGCGCGAGCTGTTCTGGGTCTGGATGAGCGCCAACGTCGTCTACCTCTACTTCGTGCTCGGCGGCGTGCTCATCCTGCTCGGCCTCTCCATCTGGGAGGCGCTCGCGATCACCGTCGTCGGCAACCTCTGGTGGGCGGCCGTCGGCTGGCTCGCCGTGAGCGGCCCCGCGTCGGGCACGCCGAGCGTCACCGTGATGCGCGCGATGTTCGGCATCCGCGGCAACCGCGTCTTCGGCGGCGGACTCGGCGTCGCGATCGGCCTGTTCTACGAGATCATCAACATCGCCGTCGCGACGCTCGCCGCCAACGCGCTGCTCGGGCTCATCGGCATCGACGTGTCGGGCGGGCTCGGCTGGGTCGTGCTCGTGGTCGTCGCCGCCCTGAGCTTCGTGCTCAGCGTCTACGGCCACGCGACCATCACCAAGCTGTCGCCGTACTTCTCGGCCGCGCTCGCCGTGGCGTTCATCGTGCTCGCGGTGTTCGTCTTCCAGGCCGCCGACTTCACGTACCGGCCGGCGCCACTGCCCGACGGCGAGCACTGGGCCATGGTCCTGCTCGGCTACGCGATCGTCGCGTCGGGCCCGCTGTCGTGGGGCACCGGGGCCGACTACGCCCGGTACCTGCCGCGCGACACCCCGAAGCGCACGGTCGCCCTGTGGACCGCGCTCGGCGGGTTCATCCCGGCCGTGCTCATCGGCACGCTCGGCGTGGTCGCCGGCACCGCGATCGACATGACCGACCCGCAGCTCACCATCGGCGAGATCGTGCCCGGTTGGTTCACCCCGGTCTTCCTCGCGATCGTCGTGCTCGGCAGCATCACGAACAACGTGCTCGTCGCGTACTCGACCGGTCTCTACGCGCAGGGCCTCGGCATCCGGGTCTCCCGCGCCGCGACCGTGATCATCACGGGCATGCTCGCGACCGTCGCCGCGGGCTGGTTCGTCTACCTCGCGCCGAGCTTCCTCGACACGCTCAACGCGTCGCTCGAGCTCAGCGTCACCGTGCTCGGACCGCTCGTCGCGATCTACGCGGTCGACATCGTGCTGCGCCGCAACCGGTACGACGGCGTCGCCCTCAGCGACGAGCGCCGGGGCAGCCCGTTCTGGTACACGGGAGGCGTGTTCTGGCCGGGCGTCATCACCATGATGGTCGGCACGACCGTGGCCGTGCTCATGGCCAACACGACCCTCTACGTCGGCCCCATCGCGGCCGCGCTCGGCGGCGCCGACCTCTCGGCCGTCGCCGGCCCGTTCCTCGCCGGGGCGCTCTACGCCGTGCTCTGGCTCACGACCTCGCCGTACCGCGACCGAGCGCGCCGTCCCGGTGCGCCGGCCGTCGGTCGCGATGCGACAGCGGATGCCGCGGCATCCGGAACCCAGCAGGCGGATGCCGCGGCATCCGCCCCCGTCACCATGGAGGTACCCGCATGACCTGGCGCATGCCCGCCGAGACCGCGCAGCACGAGCGCACCTGGATGGCGTTCCCCCGCGAGGGCATCACCCTCGGGGAGTCGACGTCCGACCGCGAGGAGGGCTACGCCGCCTGGACGGCCGTGGCCCACGCCGTGGCCGAGTTCGAGCCGGTCACGATGCTCGTCGACCCGACCGAGCGCGAGCGCGCGGCGTCGATGCTCGGCGACGGGATCGAGCAGGTCGAGGCGCCGGTTGACGAGTTCTGGATGCGGGACCACGGCCCCACCTTCGTCGTCGACGACGAACGGCCCGGGGTCCTCGGCGCCGTCGACTGGGTGTTCAACGGCTGGGGCGCGCCCGAGTGGTCGGAGTGGCGCAAGTCCGCAGAGCACGCCCGGATCATCGCCGACCTGGTCGGCGCCGAGACGGTGAGCAGCCTGCTCGTGAACGAGGGCGGCGGCATCCACGTCGACGGCGAGGGCACCGTGCTCGTCACCGAGACCGTGCAGCTCGACCCGCGCCGCAACCCGTACGCCGACCGGGCGCGCGTCGAGGCGGAGCTCGCGCGTACCATCGGCGCGACCCGCGTCGTGTGGCTCTCGCGTGGACTGACCCGCGACTACGACGAGTTCGGCACGAACGGCCACGTCGACATCGTGGCGACGATGCCGTCCGCCGGACACCTGCTGCTGCACGACCAGCGCGACCCCGAGCACCCCGACCACGAGGTGACCCACGAGCTCCGCGCCCACCTCGCCGAGCAGACGGATGCCGCGGGCCGCCGCTTCGAGATCCTCGACCTGCCGGCGCCCGAGACGCTCCGCGACGACGAGGGCTTCGTCGACTGGAGCTAC is a genomic window containing:
- a CDS encoding purine-cytosine permease family protein, whose protein sequence is MSHTTPDPSAAASPHASAAASDRAGRIETHGVDVIPDAERHGRPRELFWVWMSANVVYLYFVLGGVLILLGLSIWEALAITVVGNLWWAAVGWLAVSGPASGTPSVTVMRAMFGIRGNRVFGGGLGVAIGLFYEIINIAVATLAANALLGLIGIDVSGGLGWVVLVVVAALSFVLSVYGHATITKLSPYFSAALAVAFIVLAVFVFQAADFTYRPAPLPDGEHWAMVLLGYAIVASGPLSWGTGADYARYLPRDTPKRTVALWTALGGFIPAVLIGTLGVVAGTAIDMTDPQLTIGEIVPGWFTPVFLAIVVLGSITNNVLVAYSTGLYAQGLGIRVSRAATVIITGMLATVAAGWFVYLAPSFLDTLNASLELSVTVLGPLVAIYAVDIVLRRNRYDGVALSDERRGSPFWYTGGVFWPGVITMMVGTTVAVLMANTTLYVGPIAAALGGADLSAVAGPFLAGALYAVLWLTTSPYRDRARRPGAPAVGRDATADAAASGTQQADAAASAPVTMEVPA
- a CDS encoding agmatine deiminase family protein, with the protein product MTWRMPAETAQHERTWMAFPREGITLGESTSDREEGYAAWTAVAHAVAEFEPVTMLVDPTERERAASMLGDGIEQVEAPVDEFWMRDHGPTFVVDDERPGVLGAVDWVFNGWGAPEWSEWRKSAEHARIIADLVGAETVSSLLVNEGGGIHVDGEGTVLVTETVQLDPRRNPYADRARVEAELARTIGATRVVWLSRGLTRDYDEFGTNGHVDIVATMPSAGHLLLHDQRDPEHPDHEVTHELRAHLAEQTDAAGRRFEILDLPAPETLRDDEGFVDWSYVNHLVVNGGVIACGFGEERADAAAREILEAAYPGRRAVTVDARPLFARGGGIHCITQQQPAVAR